ttgtgtaggtgtggatctctttatgttgaaacattgagttcgacacaaaaagatcccactctagacaaatttctaatacacttcttccattatcattcaccttttcgtcaccaaacgcaccaagcaccttttcatatccatccacgctttacacccacccatccattaaaatcacctaacataataatcttctcatttggcttggtaactttcaatacttctcttacactattccagaactcctcgttttcgctttttgctgatgttgtacccctcgaacccacatcccaaggtgcataaacacctagaacgaagatccgagtgattccaactttcagcctaatccatagaagacgagggctgacacactcatactcattcacgcactcagccattcgtgcagaaagaattagaccgaccccttgacagcctcggctggtactggaaattccagaccaatacgccgtgtaagggccgtgctgcgtcgcgtcgcatcctttccgcttcgtttcattcacgcacaacacatccaaacgtctttcatccatcatctggcatacttcctcaatcttatccttcattcctcctcttacattcatcgtcgcaaagcggctttcagcagaccgcataccgctcccgccgggaacgagacgtgatggggtgcggacaccatcgccgccatttatatgctatttttatttatatcttttaagtCTAGGGAAAAAATAAGTTCACCGTGTCTGGAAATAACAAACCTTCATGGTAGATTGCATTGCGGCGTTTACGTCTGAAATACAATGCTTTAGACGAAATATTCGCCGTATTGGCTCCCCTTCCAACTCCAATAAATCCTAACTAGTATTGTAAATTCCAAGTGTATTTGGTTTGAAAGTTCTTTACTCAGTCAGTTTTCGGAGCTACAAATGGATTGGGATTTCGTGTCTTTCAACGCGATATATTGTTGTCTTAAATTTCAACtaccaaataaaattgtagtctctataaattaaaaatgggtAAGCGTTTCTTGCAATGCAAACCGATTTGGATGCTTCATTTCATTCAGTTGTTTGGATTCCTTGTTAACTATTTATCTTTTCTTTGTGATCGACTAATTATAGGGTGTTCAATCAACACATGACTCCCATTTACTCAATAAATGGTACTTATCTCTAAGTTGTATGTTCCACATATACTTTTCAATACACACACCgacattttaaacattttgccATAGGTGTAGGCACCAGAGTTCATAGTTAACCATTTAAAAGTTGAGTAAACATCCCTCAACGAATAACTCGTAACTAGTTTTAACTTGACTAGAAACATTCGCGTTAAGTACTATTTCATGTACGTTGGTTTTCATAGGCAGTTGTGTAATAGTTTTGGGATTTGAATCTCTAAAAGTCTCTACGCTCgtattaaatatagtttagGTACTATTGTGTGAGAATGtgacaataaaatgaaaatcacATCTATCAGACAAATCATAAAACCTATTAAGCAAATTTAGTGTAAATTTGCTTAATAGGTTTTATGATTTAGTTAACAAATTTAGGGACTTCTACTCAAATTATTAAGGTATATCTCAAAATAAATCAtgtttaaatcatttttaaaatcctTAATCTGCTTTATACAAATTAGGCTTCATATTTCCttccaataaattataaaaaacgaTGTTTTCCGGCATCGACTGGGCCGTTATAGGGTCGTAAATAATGACCCCAGACATCCTTCGGCAATATTCCGGAAGGACACGCCAACAAAACACGACTGCTTCCGCTGCTGAATAAAACTTGATGAAAGGGATTTTTTTGAATCGCTTAGAATATACCAGTGAATTATGgagtgttttaaaattatcagtGACGATGATGCTAATATTCTATTGTTAAAACCGGTTCTAACTTCATTATCCCATAACAGAAGTCCGgaacttactttggggctaactcaatcttttGGATTTGGCAAaggatttatttcttatttttacatatttatttctcgTTCAATATTATCCTTTGTTTTCACACGTTTTGTGGTTTTGGGTGTGCGTGTAATGTTcgttaataattttgatattatctATCCTAAGAGGATTAAATCTTAATCTggcagtatttttttcattgaaaatatacttaccAAAAACTTTATCCCAACTTAATCGTCATAGCTCTTCAGTGCACCCGTTGAGAAAACAAATACCAAGATCTCCTAAgagtatgacgtcacgcggACTGTCGTCATAAATAACTGAAAAACTTATGAGATCGCTTTAAGATAAGCTTTTCTTTTCAAAGGGAAAAAATATAGGTTAGAAAAGTTGACTAAGCCAGTTTCTTTTGCTGTTCTTTgtgtctttatttatttttctttatcatcTTCGAAATCACTTGAAAGCCTTGTATTACTAGTATTATTATCTACATGGGACTTCCTTCGATTAAACGATATTGGTCGATCAATTGTAGACATCTTCTATCGGTCgaaaaatgtttacttttatttcaaaaacgataaatacctaaatagtGACTAagcatgattttatttataaatttttaatttcatttcataaaaaatatttaatacctactCTATTTCATTTTCGTGTTTCAGTTGCACCAGAAGCCTATGagcattttttcaaaaaaagaatactgtTTGTTTTACACCTAACTGTAAGCAGAAGGTCTCGGCCTTAGAAACGAAATCGATCCGCCTAACGATTTTGTACGTGTATTGGGTTTCTTCGCCCGggatgtttaaatttaatacatatatacatgcaCATAATaccgtctatatcctttgcggggtagacagagccaacagtcttaaaaagactgatagctcacgttataaatataatctcacataatattaaaaaatgactGATTGATTGATCATTTTGAGAATGAATTCATTGATCGATTGATTGATTGTCACCAGGCTGTGACGAGAAGGTCTCGGCAGTCGATATCGGCGCACTGGTCGCGCTCGTTCCGCGGGAGCGCCACCACGCCGGCTGACGACGCGGACGTCGATGACGTGTTCTTTGCGCCACCGACCTCTTCCACGCCACTCAACCTGCATCATGATGATGGTGATGCGACTGATGGACCTAAGGGGTAAGCTTACTTTGtagagttaaaaaaatatctcatcGCACTCGTAATTCCACTTTTATTGAAGTAAGTACATTTGGTTTTCACTGAAATTTTGCCAAAGCGGAgagatacataaataaacccGAGCTTCTTTCCCCGGATGTTAAGGTAGAGCCTATATCGTTCCACTTGTTACAATTTCTGCTTTCTACTTTCGCTTTAACCACATCcctactctcttcatgcaagctcgtcggttttggACACtcatgacctgacctttcaccagCGTTCGTCAAAATGTTTCATTAAGCTtactttgtaaaatttaaatccttTGTCGACTACTgagaaacaaataaagtaCGTTGGAATGAAAAACGAATTCTTTTATATACTGCTCACAGAAAGATTGCCTTTTTCTTATTCAAGTTGAAATGaagttgaataaataatgaaataaaataattacaattctGAGAAGCTTATTAGTAATTGACACGTCATTGATAGGATTATCTCGAGATAAGACAATGCCAATGTATTTACGTACATGACAGTTAGCATTGTTAATCAAAGCAAAGCAGACACGTTATGTAGTTCATGAATGCATTAAagtgaaatgaaaaagaaaaatgttgtgcatcgttataaaaaagttaaacatGATATTGATCGTAGAGACACCAGAAACATTTATTCCGAAAGGtttgtaaaataatcttttgaatgttttgttacattttgttaatattgttGTAGAAAACAGTctcaccgctctggagagaagcccggggtatCTCAATGACTAaaatcctggattgagtaaaTCAGGTTAACATAAAACGAATCGTCTCACCTCACAACCTTTGCAAAGAACCTAGCCCATGTTATTGATTTGCTGAAAGAGTAATTACAAAATGCAGTCActtgaattatttttcaataattatatatttactttatgactgaaagaaaaatattcaaactcATTTATgtcgataatatttttacagttaACATGTTTTGTcgtcaaaaataaatctattgttgCTAGACTGTTTAATGTGAAACGCAAAGTAATACATTATTGGCACTAAACTTTAGCgttatttcagttttattacTTGTTCCGTGCCTGTAGTACTTAACAATGTTGTTGCAAACGTATGTGACCTATTTAGGGGACATATATCATCTAGGTTACATTTGGAGAGCATATATACAGGCCGTTCACAGATTAAATCTCCGATTTTACCGACCCATGTCAAATAGATTCGGGTAAAGTGATATCTGCGTCAGATAAGGTGAATACGGAATAGCACTTAaaccattttatatttatagttttgtGACCATGCAAAAAgcttaatattattcaaaatgaCATGGACTGCTCTCATGTACCATGAATTGTTAAAGCTGAATCATATTTTGTACGTGATGCTGACAACAGAAATAAAGATAACTTTGTAATACCTACCGTGAAGTGAGTACACGGGATACGATATGTGCGTATTCTATGCGAATTCATACTCAACAGCTATTAAAAACGATAAATAGTATATAATGTGTGAAATTATTATCTGACATCTTTTTAAGGAgttgaaatacttatttagcCGTGGTTTTGAACTTTTGATAAAGGCTCACAAAGTGCTCCACTAGTCATTGGTTTAAactcaatttattaaaacaaaacaatatataatttcaGGGCTCGTTCTCCTATTGGCTCCAGCGGTGTAGAATACAGAAGACCGGAACGAAATGTGTCATGGAGTGCGGGCGGGTCTCGGATACCATCGCCACTGTTGGAGCCCCTCGCTGACAACTCTAACAGGAGGCAGTGGGGTACCGGCCCCGTCGGCAGATTCTTTCAGTAAGTATTATTAAGAACTTCTGAGAAGAAGAATAACAGGAAAGAAGTCATTGAGTGTGGGCGAGTCTCGGATCGTCGCCACTTTTTAAGCACTTCGCTGATAACTCTAACAAGAAGCAGTGGTAGCCGGTAAATGTAGGACTCTTAATTCATATTTCTCTTCTCACTCTGTGAATGTAAAAGGCTAAAGTGGAGTTAGTGAAGTGTGTGTGGAGATGTATTTAATCTGGcatattttgatacttttgcGTGCACTGGCTAATCGTCACTTTCTTTCAGTCGTAactttcaatttcaaaattctcCTCTATAAATATGGCTTTCGAACATAACACTAACATAGCATTCAATTGGCTGTTATAAAGTTTTAGATGAATGCACAGACAAGAACGTATATTTTGTACTtccctttttttctttaacacTTTTTGATAGTCTCCTATTAAAACTACCATTGAACAacactttttttgtaaattaatataattgacATCCGTAAATAATACTAGTACTATGGAAATGATATATGACACGCCCCGTAATTAGTCGCCAATGAAGGATTATGAGAATTTAAGCAGTTGTTTCCTTGCAAATTATACCCCGCAGCGGTCAGTGGCCCTATATCGACCCATCTCATAATTAATGAAAAGGTTTCGAGGATGCAATGGGTATGAGAGAATATTATATTGCAATGTTTAGAtattatagaatatatataggGATGATTCGGGTAGGTACATGAATCATCTGTGACTTAATATGCacagatattatttatgtttatccCAATCGTAGCATTCGgacttataatttttcattattgtacttacctacttaagtTTGTCTCGCATATACTCGTATTCATATTTTGGAATGTTCCCGGTCGCTTTCTTAGCTGTACGCTTCAAAATTCGAGGTCTACAAGGCTTCATAGTTCTAAGTCTATTTATATACTCAAAGAGTACAGCTCTTATTGCGTCAAAACATGGTATACATACACGTTTTCCTGCATCATCCATAAATTCGGAATTCCCGCTAGTGAATTCCCTGTGGCCGTTTTATTGcgcaaatatttacatttgtaGCTAACTCGTCTCGTATAGGCTGCATTAACAAGGGATGGGCGTTTTGATGAATTTATTCATCGAGTCAGTTTGGATTCTaccataaaaatgtatgttgtatACGGCGAAATGTTTTGCaatgttgttttttatgtattgcCTTCTCTCATAGTAATAGGTACAACGAAGTTCGTGTTCCTTTTGTACTGACAACGACGCGCTTTGGTATACGAGTATGTTGATATACACTTGGAGATTTTAGAGTTTTAGTCCCCTCTTTCGACATCCATATAAACAGATTATCACTCGACTTGATGTTGTATGCACGCTGAATCCAAATATCATAATCATCATTAAGTTTAAAACATCgtactgttttattttcattagtaTAAAACGTATTGAAGACATTGCTATATTTCCTCCCCAGGCGTTCCCTTCACTCCGTGACGTCACATGATGAAGTCCCGCGACACCAAGACGAGTACACGGACTACCGGCCGTACTTCACGTGGTGGGTCAGCACCGTGCAGACCCTGGTGTTATTTCTGTCGCTACTGTGCTACGGCTTCGGGCCCGTCGGCTTCGGCCGGTATACACACGCTGGCCAAGTGCTGGTCAAAACATTAAGTTTACAACAGGTAAGGTATCtagcatttaaaagaaaacataattttgaCTGTGTTCCATACACCTAGCTACTAGTATGGGCATTTTGATCTACGAAAACGCAGCTAAGGGAATTTCCGACCATTACCCATGGCTCTACCACTTTCTGGTTACACGAACTAAATCATGGAAAAGCTGCTCTCTCTAGCAGCGCACCCTTTCTTGTCTCCctaaaaaattttacttatagaCTGTACTAAAACTATTCGGGTAAGTTATAGCAGtccataaaaaattaatcggttacaaaatatacataaactaCACTTAAACGTTGAAATTACAACCtgaaatttataactttataaatagGCTGAGTAACAAAACAATGTAATACAAAACCGTCTTTATTAAATGTCTAAAAATACCCGCCATTAtcaaacaataacaattaaatatagtcTGAAACGCGGCCAATCCAGGCCATCCGGGGGGCCATAATGCGCGTCAGCTGAATACTTCTTTTGTGAACGTTGACATAACAAGGCTAAATGAGGCAAAGCTTTTAGACAAAACAAGTTACGAGTTTAACGTCTGAGGGAGACAATGTAGGTTTCAGATTTGACATGTGCCGTCCCTTATAAGCTTATGTTTTGTTATGAATATAGGTATTGCGTTggtgttatattataattaaacactAGAtctaatttgaaatatttaagacAAGTAATTGAATTTACGTcgagtaaatataattatcttgagaaatatctttaaaagGTACTTTTTGGGTGGATGAAACAATGTTTCTCAATAAACATGACGATTAAGGTACAACTGATATATGAATCCGTCTGAAAAATGCACTAACCCATGTGAATAACCTTTCCAGGTGGAATGGGAGGAGCCAGCGTCATTTTGGCTAGGTCCTCGGGCGGCGGACCTGATACACTTGGGAGCAAAATTCGCGCCTTGCATGAGAAGGGACGCGAGGATAGCGCGCGCCATAGCGGCCCTAGCAAGACGGGAAAGGGACACCGCGTGCTGCATACGAAACGATGACTCGGGCTGCGTGCAGTCATCTAAGGCTGATTGTTCGGTGAGTTTTtagcttttaataaatagtctCAGATCACAAACCGTCAGGTCAGGTACATCTcgatccaggatcatggtcgaAAAGCGCACCACGAGCTCCTTTCCTGAGAGTTGACGGATATACCCGGACTAACGTCAGAATGAACAAGAAGACGGATTCACGAGTACAATAGGTAAAGAGAAAATTCGATGCGAACAGCCAATCAGTtccaacaataaataaatttagcgACATgcatgttttataaataaagaacgTTGACTAGTATGTCGAATGCGACATAAATTTTGCTTTGTCGAAGATGTGACGGCTTGTTTGGTATTGTTTACattgttataataatgtgGTGCTATCGAACTGCAGTCGATCAGTTTATTACCTTCTTTACTTAGGTATCTTCAAAGTCGACGCCCCAGATATTGCAAACCGAGTGATTACATTcagtaaaaaatgtttaatattatgataaaaatatcacgatgaatgaatgaggtttgaatttatttatttatagcctAACTTgtgaaatttcttttttacacgCGGCCAATAGATAAGAGGTTTAGTAGCAAAGGTAAGTTTAACACAgataattatactttttaaacaagagggacacaattataatataatgttacCTCTTACACGGTTAATAAAGCTAATAATCAAGTCAAGATGTTTAACTATTGATACAATTTGGAAAAAAGATATTATGTTGTTCGCAtttaacatgtttatttttttccagaaTACAATATCAACATGGAAGAAATGGTCTTCTGGTGAATCTGGGCCTGGTGGTCGGATATCAGGGTCTGTTTGTGGATTAGATCCCAAGTGAGtattaatagtttatttaatttatttttaaggaaaacTTATAGGTTAATATCAAATAcacagttaatttaaatagaaattaaacaGTCGCTtattacaacatacatacatataaccacgtctatatcccttgcggggtagacagagcctacagtcttataaagactgataggccacgttcagctattacaAGCCtacacatatataaaaaaatcacacgtatttacataaaattacgcctctccCGGGAAGCTAGGGAGGTATTACACATTTccatgatccctgcacacCTATTTCGCTTCATGCTCATTCACCATCCTCTTGTGCAAgccaaaagtttaaaaattattttgatgacaATTACAGTTACATTCTAaagtttacttttaatttttgttagtCTCCATGTGCTCATCAATGGATAGTTTCCCTTACGGCTGTCCCAATATCTACTCGTATGCTATAAAAAGTACTTCTTCTTtgtaaaatctatttatttttctgtggCTTCATCAGGTTTTTAACGCAGATGTTGATCGTTTGAAGACcatacgtaggtacatatacacatttcacaggatattattttaatgaacaatCGTCGCGTGTTCAGTTAGCGAGTCTAACAAGTTTATAGTTCCTAGTACAGCCAAAAACAACCTGCCCAGTATTGACTATTGCAGTCTTGaagtcttcttcttcttacatttatgaattaactgttatagatatttatttatcattaacgTATACTTCTTCCAGATTCTGTGAAGCGCCTCGGTCGATAGCACCGCACGAGTGGCCAGATGACATAACAAAATGGCCGATTTGCCGCAAATCTGTCATAGACGGGTCAGCGGCTGCCGGTCGCGCTGGGCACGCGGCGGAACACATGGCCTGCGAAGTCATCGGGCACCCTTGCTGTATAGGAATTCACGGGCAGTGCGTGATCACCACGAGGGAACATTGCGATTTTGTTAAGGGTTATTTTCATGAAGAAGCGTCCTTGTGTTCTCAGGTTTGTATAGGGTTTTTTCTGGCAAATAGAGTGTTGAATTTGGCCTAAGGTATATGTTCTGAATGCTCCTTTGTAGATTGtataattgtagaaaagttGTTCTATAACAACCTTGTCTTATGAGTAGGTTCCACAAATATCAGTAATTCGCCtttgttgataaaattatgcTTTAATTTCAGGTTTCGTGCCTAGACGATGTCTGCGGAATGCTGCCGTTTATGAAAAGACGTCGTCCAGACCAGTTGTATCGTGTATGGACGTCTTTATTCGTCCACGCCGGCCTTCTTCATCTAGCTGGGACGCTAGCTCTGCAGTGGCTATTCATGAGGGATCTGGAGAAAATGGCTGGACCAGTCCGGATTGCCTTCATTTACCTCGGCAGCGGCGTGGCTGGAAACATGGCGTCTGCTATATTCGAACCCTATAGAGCTGAGGTGTGTTTAATTATTAGATGGTCTATGCGTAGTTTTAATGACCTTGCCCTTGTTTGTTCTAGTTCATTTTctacatttataacatttggATTCTCTTAGTAAAGTACATATTAAAAGTTAGTACCTAAATAATGCTCACCTTATTATTGTGTATTTCAGGTGGGGCCAGCAGGATCACATTTTGGTCTCCTTGCATGTTTGATAGTAGAAATACTAGCAATATGGCCAAGACTGAGACATCCACAATGGGTGCTGATGAAGATGATCGGCATTGCATTTGCTCTCTTCCTGGCAGGCTTCTTGCCGTGGGTGGACAACTTCGCGCAAGTCTTCGGATTCGCGTTCGGGTTTCTGCTGTCGTACGCTTTACTGCCATTTGTGACTATAGGGAGGTACGAGCGGCAGAGGAAGAAGGTGTTAGTGTGGGTGTGTTTAGTATTAGCAATGGTGATGTTGGGGGCTCTGGTGGCGATCTTCTACGCGGCGCCGGCATACGAGTGTACGGCGTGTGCGTATTTCACTTGTTTGCCGTTCGCGCCGGACATGTGCGCGTCGCAGGACGTCCGCGTGCGGCAGCTGGACGGGGTATGACGGCGCGCGGCCCGGgcgcccccgccgccgcgacCCCGCCCCGCGCCCCCCGCGTGCCCcgcccgccgcccgcgccgcgccgccgcctgATGCCCCACCACACCCCGCCACCCCGCCACCCGCGCCGCCCTACATACAATTTAGGATTacgttaaacttaaaaaaaaaatgttttcaaaaattgaatatcaataaatattgagACAAAGgaaagttttgtttt
The Amyelois transitella isolate CPQ chromosome 12, ilAmyTran1.1, whole genome shotgun sequence DNA segment above includes these coding regions:
- the LOC106142592 gene encoding inactive rhomboid protein 1 isoform X2, with the protein product MSREKMRASAGLLAPQLTCQSTSTNTAASAPPLPAPASPPRIVSAPPAPHAPPPPDPVPQPDQEDGVRLRRAHTVRDYLKRETKTFFGVEKDNEREQRRLWHERRRRHAARALGDLRLDLPPDHHPDDDDVSMYGASGAAPREARGRVRERPDVLPAPASLEEPVLRSLPGKDSVARLTLTGISYVVTAVTRRSRQSISAHWSRSFRGSATTPADDADVDDVFFAPPTSSTPLNLHHDDGDATDGPKGARSPIGSSGVEYRRPERNVSWSAGGSRIPSPLLEPLADNSNRRQWGTGPVGRFFQRSLHSVTSHDEVPRHQDEYTDYRPYFTWWVSTVQTLVLFLSLLCYGFGPVGFGRYTHAGQVLVKTLSLQQVEWEEPASFWLGPRAADLIHLGAKFAPCMRRDARIARAIAALARRERDTACCIRNDDSGCVQSSKADCSNTISTWKKWSSGESGPGGRISGSVCGLDPKFCEAPRSIAPHEWPDDITKWPICRKSVIDGSAAAGRAGHAAEHMACEVIGHPCCIGIHGQCVITTREHCDFVKGYFHEEASLCSQVSCLDDVCGMLPFMKRRRPDQLYRVWTSLFVHAGLLHLAGTLALQWLFMRDLEKMAGPVRIAFIYLGSGVAGNMASAIFEPYRAEVGPAGSHFGLLACLIVEILAIWPRLRHPQWVLMKMIGIAFALFLAGFLPWVDNFAQVFGFAFGFLLSYALLPFVTIGRYERQRKKVLVWVCLVLAMVMLGALVAIFYAAPAYECTACAYFTCLPFAPDMCASQDVRVRQLDGV
- the LOC106142592 gene encoding inactive rhomboid protein 1 isoform X1, encoding MNSDKHKKRASAGLLAPQLTCQSTSTNTAASAPPLPAPASPPRIVSAPPAPHAPPPPDPVPQPDQEDGVRLRRAHTVRDYLKRETKTFFGVEKDNEREQRRLWHERRRRHAARALGDLRLDLPPDHHPDDDDVSMYGASGAAPREARGRVRERPDVLPAPASLEEPVLRSLPGKDSVARLTLTGISYVVTAVTRRSRQSISAHWSRSFRGSATTPADDADVDDVFFAPPTSSTPLNLHHDDGDATDGPKGARSPIGSSGVEYRRPERNVSWSAGGSRIPSPLLEPLADNSNRRQWGTGPVGRFFQRSLHSVTSHDEVPRHQDEYTDYRPYFTWWVSTVQTLVLFLSLLCYGFGPVGFGRYTHAGQVLVKTLSLQQVEWEEPASFWLGPRAADLIHLGAKFAPCMRRDARIARAIAALARRERDTACCIRNDDSGCVQSSKADCSNTISTWKKWSSGESGPGGRISGSVCGLDPKFCEAPRSIAPHEWPDDITKWPICRKSVIDGSAAAGRAGHAAEHMACEVIGHPCCIGIHGQCVITTREHCDFVKGYFHEEASLCSQVSCLDDVCGMLPFMKRRRPDQLYRVWTSLFVHAGLLHLAGTLALQWLFMRDLEKMAGPVRIAFIYLGSGVAGNMASAIFEPYRAEVGPAGSHFGLLACLIVEILAIWPRLRHPQWVLMKMIGIAFALFLAGFLPWVDNFAQVFGFAFGFLLSYALLPFVTIGRYERQRKKVLVWVCLVLAMVMLGALVAIFYAAPAYECTACAYFTCLPFAPDMCASQDVRVRQLDGV